One genomic region from Haloterrigena gelatinilytica encodes:
- the aglG gene encoding glucosyl-dolichyl phosphate glucuronosyltransferase — protein sequence MKVSVVICTYAMDRYDVFSECVDSVLSQTYASLEVVILVDGNEPVFERVQNDYGALENVVLHCNDENQGISYSRTRGAEIATGDVVAFIDDDAVAEPDWVAELARVYEETDALAVGGHVAPDWVTEKPDFFPAEFYWLVGCDERGMGEHMEELRNTYGSNISFRREVFLNVGGYDENTGRHGDRHIQAHEAPVCIRISNKYGRGVIYNTDAVVHHKLFDYRGDFRWLVFRSFWQGYSKRIMDLLLPEAKGDKSEYLQQLMFGFVLLRLKCLVADPSVPKVKQLVTIFVFTAAVGFGYLYGLIDVDRSWLTVGQDIAAGDQKS from the coding sequence ATGAAGGTCTCCGTCGTCATCTGTACCTACGCGATGGACCGCTACGACGTCTTCTCCGAGTGCGTCGACAGCGTCCTCTCACAAACCTACGCCTCGCTCGAAGTTGTCATCCTCGTCGACGGGAACGAACCGGTCTTCGAACGCGTCCAGAACGATTACGGAGCCCTCGAGAACGTCGTCTTGCACTGCAACGACGAGAATCAGGGGATTTCGTACAGTCGGACTCGAGGCGCCGAGATCGCCACCGGTGACGTCGTCGCGTTTATCGATGACGATGCAGTGGCTGAGCCGGACTGGGTTGCTGAGTTGGCTCGCGTCTACGAGGAGACCGACGCCCTCGCCGTCGGCGGCCACGTCGCCCCCGACTGGGTGACCGAGAAACCTGACTTCTTCCCGGCAGAGTTCTACTGGTTAGTGGGTTGTGACGAGCGCGGCATGGGCGAGCACATGGAGGAACTGCGGAACACGTACGGCTCGAATATCTCGTTTCGCCGTGAGGTGTTCTTGAACGTCGGCGGCTACGACGAGAACACGGGCCGCCACGGCGATCGGCACATCCAGGCTCACGAGGCGCCGGTTTGTATCCGGATTTCGAATAAGTACGGGCGGGGCGTGATCTACAATACTGATGCGGTAGTCCATCACAAACTGTTCGACTATCGTGGGGACTTTCGCTGGTTGGTGTTCCGATCGTTCTGGCAGGGCTACTCGAAGCGGATCATGGATTTGCTGTTACCTGAGGCGAAAGGCGACAAGAGCGAATATCTGCAACAACTCATGTTCGGGTTTGTCCTATTGCGACTGAAATGCCTCGTGGCCGACCCTTCGGTCCCGAAGGTAAAACAACTCGTGACGATCTTCGTGTTTACCGCTGCTGTCGGCTTCGGCTATCTATACGGATTAATTGATGTTGATCGGTCATGGCTGACCGTCGGTCAGGATATTGCTGCCGGTGACCAGAAATCTTGA
- a CDS encoding glycosyltransferase family 2 protein, which produces MENPPSVTAIVLNWNNYEDTAICLKSLQTVEYPNLDILVIDNGSTDGSSERIDTEFPSVEVRYNEKNRGFAGGINPGIRQTLNEGTEFVWILNNDTQFPESDVLTRLINTMIEHPEIGVLTPLIRELPDTDTIWFWKGVVDWRTANADHVDIPTELPTGLVETEYIPNCCSLFRSSVFEEVGLLPEQYFIYYEDVDHGIRIRNADYRLVTDTRTTVYHEQGGTSGDEIQPLFSYYNGRNTLLLAKRFREKRKGTFPICFPIWTGKQIGYRVLNGGYSGILPFVRGVFDGLRECTDKGPYP; this is translated from the coding sequence ATGGAAAATCCACCAAGCGTCACCGCAATAGTCCTCAACTGGAACAATTATGAGGACACCGCTATATGTCTCAAATCTCTTCAGACAGTGGAATATCCGAATTTAGATATTCTGGTCATAGATAACGGTTCGACGGACGGATCTAGTGAGCGGATCGACACTGAATTTCCTTCGGTCGAGGTTCGATATAACGAGAAGAACCGCGGCTTTGCGGGCGGTATTAACCCTGGCATCCGGCAAACGCTCAATGAAGGCACAGAGTTCGTATGGATCCTTAATAACGATACGCAGTTTCCAGAGTCAGACGTTCTAACTCGGCTCATAAACACAATGATCGAACATCCTGAGATCGGCGTTCTGACTCCGTTAATTCGTGAACTCCCTGACACCGATACGATCTGGTTTTGGAAGGGGGTCGTAGATTGGCGAACTGCCAATGCTGACCATGTCGATATCCCGACAGAGCTTCCAACAGGGCTCGTCGAAACCGAATATATCCCTAATTGTTGCTCACTGTTTCGCTCATCAGTCTTTGAAGAAGTCGGTCTCCTTCCAGAGCAGTACTTTATCTACTACGAGGATGTTGATCATGGAATCCGAATCCGCAACGCAGACTACCGACTAGTAACTGATACTCGAACGACCGTCTATCACGAACAGGGAGGAACATCAGGTGACGAAATCCAACCGCTTTTCTCGTACTATAATGGGAGGAATACCCTCCTCCTTGCTAAGCGCTTCAGAGAAAAGCGTAAGGGGACCTTTCCGATCTGTTTTCCGATATGGACTGGAAAACAAATCGGCTACCGTGTCCTCAATGGAGGATACTCTGGGATTCTGCCATTCGTCAGAGGTGTTTTTGATGGTCTCCGTGAATGTACTGATAAAGGCCCTTACCCCTAA
- a CDS encoding glycosyltransferase family 4 protein produces the protein MNLLQISPYVVQPPTDGGSHRAHGLVKEIPRFGGRVVRYCQGVSSEQYRELDLQRNVHVAEGYDEYRHIHPAHDIAKLTMLLGYPNVFSDRALKFASEPLTTLAADADVVLVREPWQVNAVSDLVDLPIVYSSHNVEAERFEEFREGGYLKKRAYDRVIRLEQTALDAADLVICTSDRDAERYQNQFGYDGPVHIAPNATYRARLREHDPDSPAAHQVRESYGIDATTTVATFVGSDHPPNVKAVKAILTMAEQQEGDIHFLVIGSVCNAIQSAQDRVTFAGFVDDLEPYFDATDIALNPMSSGSGTNIKVLDYFARSLPVISTPFGVRGFDIEDGREAIVTPIENFSDAITALAHNPHRCDRLGTTAHKLVAETYTWETVSEKVYKALIQHYG, from the coding sequence GTCGTTCAACCACCGACCGACGGAGGGTCCCATCGTGCTCACGGCCTTGTAAAAGAAATTCCTCGATTTGGTGGTCGTGTTGTCCGTTACTGTCAAGGAGTCTCTTCTGAGCAGTATCGCGAGCTCGACCTTCAGCGTAACGTCCATGTCGCAGAGGGTTACGATGAGTATCGCCACATACATCCAGCCCATGACATCGCAAAACTCACAATGCTTCTGGGATACCCCAATGTGTTTTCTGACCGGGCACTGAAGTTCGCTTCTGAGCCGCTGACTACACTTGCTGCAGACGCGGATGTTGTCCTCGTGCGTGAACCGTGGCAGGTCAACGCCGTTTCAGATCTTGTTGATCTTCCTATTGTTTACTCGAGTCACAATGTAGAAGCAGAACGGTTCGAAGAGTTTAGAGAAGGTGGCTATCTTAAAAAACGGGCATATGACCGAGTTATCAGACTCGAACAAACTGCGCTTGACGCAGCCGATTTAGTCATCTGTACTTCTGATCGTGACGCCGAAAGATACCAGAATCAGTTTGGGTATGATGGCCCAGTCCATATCGCCCCAAACGCTACATACCGGGCGAGACTTCGAGAACATGATCCTGACTCGCCGGCCGCACACCAGGTTCGAGAATCGTATGGGATTGACGCTACCACAACAGTAGCAACATTTGTTGGAAGTGATCACCCACCTAACGTTAAAGCTGTCAAGGCGATTCTTACGATGGCCGAACAACAAGAGGGTGATATTCACTTCCTTGTCATCGGGTCAGTTTGTAACGCCATCCAGTCTGCTCAGGACAGGGTAACGTTTGCAGGGTTTGTCGATGACCTTGAACCCTATTTTGACGCGACAGACATTGCTCTCAATCCAATGTCATCTGGGTCCGGTACGAATATCAAAGTTTTAGACTACTTTGCACGAAGTCTGCCAGTCATTTCAACACCCTTTGGCGTCCGTGGGTTTGACATCGAAGATGGCAGAGAAGCTATTGTGACTCCGATAGAAAACTTTTCGGACGCGATCACAGCACTTGCTCACAATCCTCATCGTTGTGATCGACTCGGTACAACCGCGCACAAACTCGTTGCTGAAACGTATACCTGGGAGACTGTTTCCGAGAAGGTTTATAAAGCCCTCATACAGCATTATGGGTGA